A stretch of the Vibrio aphrogenes genome encodes the following:
- a CDS encoding polysaccharide lyase family 7 protein → MSVVLGFSANSMAQQQAYPVPADKFDMMNWKITVPEDRDKNGKIDEIEGVAMFSYSNPDYFFLDDDGNMVFQVQNKAITTSGSSNARSELRQMLRGTDLTIDVKAPANNFAIAAHPNAKQYGAIGGKLSATLKVNHVATHANQPDKYPAYSVVVGQIHANKDPKLMEANSGFGYGNEPLKIFYKKWPGHTTGSVFWNYERNLEKDDPNRIDIAYPVWGNTWENKADPKEAGLALGEEFSYVVDVKGNIMHLTFTTKNHKTVEYKIDLSKNLTPSGEVDSKDNPHGYAGDSFYFKAGAYGQCSVKDDEGFWSPGCAGTGDFATDVKNGDYNSVSFSKLELSN, encoded by the coding sequence ATGTCGGTTGTTTTAGGTTTCTCGGCAAACTCGATGGCACAACAGCAAGCTTACCCCGTACCCGCGGATAAGTTTGACATGATGAATTGGAAAATTACCGTACCAGAAGATCGAGATAAAAACGGTAAAATTGACGAGATCGAAGGCGTCGCTATGTTTAGCTACTCCAATCCAGATTATTTCTTCTTAGATGACGATGGCAATATGGTTTTCCAAGTTCAAAATAAAGCCATTACCACGTCAGGCTCTTCTAATGCTCGCTCTGAATTACGTCAAATGTTACGTGGCACCGATCTCACCATTGATGTTAAAGCACCGGCTAATAACTTTGCGATTGCCGCCCACCCTAATGCTAAACAATACGGTGCGATTGGTGGTAAGTTATCCGCCACCCTCAAAGTCAATCATGTAGCGACGCACGCCAATCAACCCGACAAGTACCCTGCCTATTCAGTGGTAGTGGGCCAAATTCATGCCAACAAAGATCCTAAATTAATGGAAGCAAACAGCGGCTTTGGTTATGGCAACGAACCTTTAAAAATCTTCTACAAAAAATGGCCGGGTCATACAACAGGGTCTGTTTTCTGGAACTACGAACGTAACTTAGAAAAAGACGATCCAAACCGTATCGATATCGCTTATCCAGTTTGGGGCAATACTTGGGAAAACAAAGCCGACCCTAAAGAGGCTGGCCTTGCTTTAGGCGAAGAGTTTAGTTACGTAGTCGACGTTAAAGGCAATATCATGCATTTAACCTTTACGACTAAAAACCATAAGACCGTTGAATACAAAATCGATTTGTCTAAAAACCTCACCCCTTCTGGCGAAGTTGACTCTAAAGATAACCCACACGGCTATGCCGGCGATTCTTTCTACTTCAAAGCCGGAGCTTATGGTCAATGTAGCGTGAAAGATGATGAAGGCTTCTGGTCTCCTGGTTGTGCAGGTACTGGTGACTTTGCAACCGACGTGAAAAATGGTGACTATAACAGCGTAAGTTTCTCAAAGTTAGAACTCTCTAACTAA